From a single Entelurus aequoreus isolate RoL-2023_Sb linkage group LG12, RoL_Eaeq_v1.1, whole genome shotgun sequence genomic region:
- the spic gene encoding transcription factor Spi-C gives MRAETSSLEGHALSYKMNCLENDINQNFQDAIDVLQQHSNMSYYDSEYAYYETVGPQQPSLQCQISYCLVSPHSDVPAPMYDWSDTSLQGQQTWSQMIPEASLEDSVQTEPAHVYSQLPSQRNNKGRKKLRLYEYLHEALNDPDMGDSIQWSDSTSGTFHFISKNKERLAESWGQRKGNRKAMTYQKMARALRNYRHTGEIIKVRRKLTYQFNPDILHRLGSGQAHRNRQPSPARRSYCGSAAPDWQNWYAPYQEQDYEQAASFNSHC, from the exons ATGAGGGCAGAAACATCCTCACTTGAGGGCCACGCTCTGTCCTACAAGATG AACTGCTTGGAAAACGACATCAATCAAAACTTCCAGGACGCCATCGACGTCCTTCAGCAGCATTCCAATATGTCCTACTATGACTCAG AGTACGCATACTACGAGACTGTGGGTCCCCAGCAGCCGTCTCTGCAGTGCCAGATCTCCTACTGCCTGGTCAGCCCCCACTCTGACGTCCCAGCACCCATGTATGACTGGAGTGACACCAGCCTACAAGGG CAGCAGACGTGGTCTCAGATGATCCCTGAAGCCTCCTTAGAGGACTCGGTGCAAACTGAACCTGCTCACGTCTACTCCCAACTTCCGTCGCAAAGGAATAACAAAG GTCGCAAGAAGCTCCGACTTTACGAGTACCTCCACGAGGCCCTCAACGATCCCGACATGGGCGACTCCATCCAGTGGAGCGACAGCACCAGCGGAACCTTCCACTTCATCTCCAAGAACAAAGAAAGGCTGGCCGAGTCCTGGGGCCAACGCAAGGGCAACCGCAAGGCCATGACCTATCAGAAGATGGCGCGGGCCCTGCGCAATTACCGGCACACGGGCGAGATAATCAAGGTCCGCCGCAAGCTCACATACCAGTTCAACCCGGACATCCTGCACCGGCTGGGCTCGGGACAGGCGCACAGGAACCGGCAGCCGAGCCCGGCCAGACGAAGCTACTGCGGCTCTGCGGCGCCGGACTGGCAGAACTGGTACGCGCCATACCAGGAGCAGGACTACGAGCAGGCTGCAAGCTTCAACTCGCATTGCTGA